The window GTCGTCGGTAAGGTTCCTGCAACGAGGCTAAAGCCTGTGCCGCTGACTGCAGCCGAGTTCACCGTCAAAGGAGAGGAGCCCGAGGAGGTCAAGGTCACAGTACCTGTCGTTGAGGAGTTGACAGCGATGCTGCCGAAGTTCAGCGTTGAGGAGCTGACCGTAAGTTGGGGGCTGGCGGCAGTGGCTTGTCCCGAGTACACGACATCGACCCAGAAGTTCGACGATTCGTAGTTGCCATTCGGGAAGTTGCTCTTTGAGGAGTGAATATAGACGCCGTTCCCGCCGCTGACACCATTCTGCAGCGCGTGGAGGGGAGCATTATTAACCCCCGCGTTCGCGAAGTACTTTATGTCCATGGAAAAATGACCTGCAGGCGCCCAGTAGGAGGCAACATAGACCGTGTTTGCGGTCACACGGACGGGTGTGGAGAAGTTTACCTGTTGCCAACCGGATGCGGTTTCGTTGGTAAACGTGGCGCTTTGCAAGAGTACCCCGGATGCAGTCCAAAGATGCGCAACGTGGGTGCCTGTGTTTGTGCTTGCTTTATAGAAACGCAATCCAGTGATGTAGCCGGTTGTGTCGGTGGTGAACTTCACGCCAAGCTCGGTTGGCGCGGGATTACCGTGGTCGATCGTCCCAGGCGTCGATGATGCCGGGAAGATTGTGATCTGCGCATGGGCGGAGGCGGAGAACATCACGCCACAGGCCAGAATCAGAAGAGCACTAAGCGCTTTGCCGAGAAGGGGGTGTCTCTTTGCAGGCCAGAGGCGCTGAGGATTTCGTATAGAAGAGGAGATGGGGAGGTTGAGAGCTAAGGTCGATACAAAACGATCAGCGAATGTGGAGAAAGTATTGCTATAGGGCACCCGGTACCTCTTGAATTGAATAAAATTTGCGTGGTTCGTGGTTTCATACGAGTTCAGCTGAAACGTTGTAGTTGGCAAAACCAAGCAAAGGTTCCCCATGACCCGGGCTCTATTGAGCCCGGGTTGGCTTTCGTTTGATTGGCTATGCAGTTCTCGAGAGATTAACTTATGGGACCGCCACCGAGATCTCGTTCGAACCGGTACTTTCTACACCACTCTTGTCGACGCTCTTCACGAGGTAGTTATAGGTTTTACCCGCTACGACTGAGGTATCGACGTAGGTCGTCTTCGTATCGATTCCTGAATTGATGAGTTGGAAGGCTCCACTGCCCACGGCCCGGTAGATGTCGTATCCAGCAACTGGGTCCGATGAACTGTTTGGTGCACTCCAACTGAGGTCAACCCGCTCGTCTGTTGCCGTGCCTGTACCGCTGAGAGTCACGGTCGCGGGGCTACCGGAGGTTGAGTTGCTGCTGACGGTTAGCTTTCCGCTGTCTGATCCAGATGCGGTCGGCTTGAATTGAAGCTTGACGGCCAGCGTTTGATTTGGGTTCAACGTAACAGGGAAGGTGCCACCGACGATGGAAAAACCCGTGCCGCTGATGGAAGCTGAATTTACCGTGACCGCGGAGGTACCCGAAGAGGTAAGGGTTACTGATCCAGTTGTCGCAGTATTGACGGCAACGCTACCGAAGGCGAGAGTTGTGGCACTTACTTTGAGCTCCGGATTGGCGGCACCGCCGGTACCGCTGAGAGTCACGACCGATGAGCTGCCAGTGGTCGAGTTACTGCCGATGGTGAGCTTTCCAGTTTTCGCACCGGATGCGGTGGGCTTGAACTCAACCTGCAGGGTCATCGATGAGTTTGGATTCAAAGTCGTGGGGAAGGTGCCTGCGGTGAGGCTGAAGCCGGTGCCGCTTACCGCACCCGAGCTTATTGTCAAAGGAGATGTGCCCGAAGAGGTAAGCGTTATGGAAGCTGTCGTCGATGAACCGACGGCAATGCTGCCAAAGTTCATTGTTGTGGCACTCACCTTGAGCTGAGGATCAGCTGCAGTTGTTTGTGTTGAGAAGATGACATCGACCCAGAAGTTCGACGACTCGTAGTTGGCATTGGGGAAGTTGCTTTTTGATGCGTGAATATAGACGCCATTTCCGCCGTTGACACCATTCTGCAGCGCGTGGAGGGGAGCATTATTTACCCCCTTCGACGCGAAGTAATTCGGGTCCATGGAAAAGTGACCCGAGGGCGCCCAGTAAGAGGCGATATAGACAGTGTTTGCGGTTATATGGACGGGCGTTGCAAATTTTACCTGCTGCCACCCTGACGCAGTTTCGTTCGTAAACTCCGCACTTCCCAAGAGGGTCCCGGATACAGACCAGATATGCCCATGGTGAATGCCTACGTTTTTGCTTGCTTTATAAAAACGCACCCCGGTGATGTAGCCGGTGCTGTCAGATTTGAACTTGACTCCAACCTCAGTCGGATCGGGATTACCGTGGTCGATCGTCAAAGGCACTGATGTCGCTGAGAAGAGTGTGGTCTGTGCGTTAGCGGTGGCGGAAGACATCACGCCACAGGCCAGCATCAGAAGAAGAGCACTAAGCCCTCTGCCAAGCAGGGAGCGTCTCTTTGCAGGCCAGAGACGCTGTGCCTCTCGTATGGAAGACGAGAGGGTGAAGGTGAGAGCTAAAGTAGGTACAACACGACCCGCGGATTGGGAAGAAGGATTGCGATAGGGCACTCATTACCTCTTTAATTGCGCAAAATTACATGGTTCATGAGCAGATAAAGAGGAAAGAAAAGAGATAATGAAATGCTTGAAACTCGTATGTTGTGCGCCGTCCGATTCGGAAGGACCTGTGGGCACAATGGGATTGCTTATCTTACCTGGCAACTACCATGACGCTACCAGGTCGCCGATTCTAATTCCCCAGCTTCATACGGGATCAGAGTACACGTTATATTCAGCAACGCGAACAAAGGTTCGCAAAAAAGCGAATGCCATGCCCCTGACTTTACTGAGTTCAGGCAGGCTTTCGTTTAAAAGCTATACAATTCTTGAGAATTTAACCAGGAATGTTACGTTTTCGTTACTTTGGTTTAACTCGATTGCTATCTAAAGTTCTTAGTCAGTTTACAGCATCGATACGTTGAATGCAAACCGGCTCAATGTTGCAATTATTAGCAGAGTGCTCGCGCCTTTTCAACCCTTGAGGCAGTGTTTTCGATTAGCTGATCGCATCAGCGACCGTTGGGCGCCGGAACCATGACGGCGTTGGGATCTACTTTGGGGATGCCGAAGTGGCCGCTGAGGTGGACCAGGTCGAGTGGCCGGAGTTCGCAGGTGATCTGGATGACGCTCATGTCTCGCGGAGAGCGGGTGAGAACGGTGACGCCGGTGATGTCGGGTCCTGCGAAGTGTAGCCAGAGATCGGTGACGGTGGTGCGGGGCTGAGCGGTGTTAGCGGAGTTCTGGTTCGCGTTGACGAGGTGCTTCCAGCCGGCAGCGTTATAGGAGGCGATGATGGCGTCCATGTTCTCAGGGGTATAGAAGACGGGGCGCGGATAGCGGTAGTTGTCGACGGAGATGCCGGTGAGGGCAGCGGGAGCGCGGTTGGCGTCCATACCGTTGGACTCAAGGAGATTCTGGGCGATCTGAATCATGCTGCGATCGAAGCTGAACGAGGTGTGGGTGGCGGGCTGGTCGGCGAGATTCATCAGAGCGCCTTGTATGTCGAACGCCGGGGGCGGAGGGGCTGCGGGTGGCTGCGCGATCGCTGCAGCGGCGGAGAGGGTAAGAGCGAAGAGGATGAGACGCAGTTTCATGGGGAGACTCCCTGCTTGATTAGACCCGGATTTTGCTGAGGAGTTCCATAATACCGCGAAGATTCTGGAGACGGAGTTGAAGCCGACGAGGCAACGAAGAGAGTGTGGGGAATTTTGGTACGCTGTGAAGATGAAGTCGTTCGTGGCAAAGGGACCTGGTTTAAGGGCAATGCAGAAGGTTGTGAGGTCGGGTGCAGTTCTGGCTCTTGGTCTGTCTACGGGTCTGGTCGCCTGTGGCTCAGGCGTCACGATCTCACCGGCTGCGGTCGCTGCCGAAAAAGTCTTCGACAGTCAGCTGAACAGCAGTACGGTGTTCATCGGCGATTCGATCACGGCGCACTGGCCGCTGCCCATTCATAATGATGGGGTTCCCGGACAGGATACGCGTGGGATGCTGGCGGGGTTTCAGGCCAATGTTCTGCAGCATGGCTATAAGCGGGTCGTGATTCTAGGCGGGACCAACGACATCTGGTTCAACTACGAGGGACTGTCGGATACGATTGCGCATATCGCGGCGATGGGGGCGATGGCGCAGGCAGCTGGCATAGAGGTGGTGCTGTGTACGATACCACCGCTGAATTCCGGCGGGGTAGATCGCACCAAGCCGGTGACGATGGCGAACGACGCGATCCGAGAGCTCGCCCGGCAGCAGGGATATCGGCTGGTCGACTACTACGGGGCCATGTTGAACAATCCGCAGTTCTTCCTGGATGGAGTTCACCCGAACCAGTTCGGATATGACGTGATGCACGCCACGTTGTCGCTGGTCTTAGCTGGTGATGCGACTACGCCGTAGCTGACAGACGTGGGTCTGGATCTTCTTACTGGGCTGGGCGCGGGGAGAAGTAGCCTTTTTGGGCGCGGACCTGGTAGCGCTTGTCGTTGGTCTGGAGGTAGATGGTGCGGAAAGAACCGTCCATCCTGAGGTTCGCAGGGCGGTAGACGAGGTGGTACTGGCTGCGAAGTTCCTCTTCGATGTTGCGGAAGCCGATGGCTACGTCTTCAAGCTTGGTGGGGTAGAAGGCCTGGCCGCCGGTAGCGTCGGAGATGGCCTTGAGGACGTCGTCACCCTTGTCTTTGCTGGGGCTGATGTTGGTGCTGATGGTGTAGACGATGGTGTCGGCGCGCTGGCACATCTTGATGGCGTCGGACTCCTGAACGCGGGAGTAGTTGTCGTCACCGTCGGAGACAAGGATGAGGGCGCGGCGTACGGCGGAGGTCTCCTGGAGGGTGAGCATCTGGTCTTTGCAGGTTTTGTAGAGTGCGTCGAAGAGGGCGGTGCCGCCACCGGGACGAAGCTTGCGGATTCCCTGGTTGAGGAGATCGACGTTGTTGGTGAAGTCCTGGGCGACGTCGGTTTCGATGTCGAAGCCCTCGACAAAGGCGCGGTCGTCGCGGTGGAGGATCTGAAGGAGGAACTCGATAGCCGAGTCCTGCTCGAACTGGAAGCGCTGGCGGATGGAGCTGGAGGTGTCGAGCATGATACCGACGCGCAGAGGGAGGTTGGTCTGCTGCTGGAAGCGCAGAACAGCGACGGGCGGGCGGCCGTCGTCGAGGAGGCCGAAGTTCTCGCGCTGGAGGCCGGTGACGAACTTTCCGTGCTTGTCGGTGACGGTGAAGATGAGATTGACTTCGTTGACG is drawn from Edaphobacter lichenicola and contains these coding sequences:
- a CDS encoding DUF4082 domain-containing protein, with protein sequence MPYRNPSSQSAGRVVPTLALTFTLSSSIREAQRLWPAKRRSLLGRGLSALLLMLACGVMSSATANAQTTLFSATSVPLTIDHGNPDPTEVGVKFKSDSTGYITGVRFYKASKNVGIHHGHIWSVSGTLLGSAEFTNETASGWQQVKFATPVHITANTVYIASYWAPSGHFSMDPNYFASKGVNNAPLHALQNGVNGGNGVYIHASKSNFPNANYESSNFWVDVIFSTQTTAADPQLKVSATTMNFGSIAVGSSTTASITLTSSGTSPLTISSGAVSGTGFSLTAGTFPTTLNPNSSMTLQVEFKPTASGAKTGKLTIGSNSTTGSSSVVTLSGTGGAANPELKVSATTLAFGSVAVNTATTGSVTLTSSGTSAVTVNSASISGTGFSIVGGTFPVTLNPNQTLAVKLQFKPTASGSDSGKLTVSSNSTSGSPATVTLSGTGTATDERVDLSWSAPNSSSDPVAGYDIYRAVGSGAFQLINSGIDTKTTYVDTSVVAGKTYNYLVKSVDKSGVESTGSNEISVAVP
- a CDS encoding GDSL-type esterase/lipase family protein, which produces MAKGPGLRAMQKVVRSGAVLALGLSTGLVACGSGVTISPAAVAAEKVFDSQLNSSTVFIGDSITAHWPLPIHNDGVPGQDTRGMLAGFQANVLQHGYKRVVILGGTNDIWFNYEGLSDTIAHIAAMGAMAQAAGIEVVLCTIPPLNSGGVDRTKPVTMANDAIRELARQQGYRLVDYYGAMLNNPQFFLDGVHPNQFGYDVMHATLSLVLAGDATTP
- a CDS encoding VWA domain-containing protein, whose translation is MTVPNRMNCIFRLKVPVFVLSLAVVAPLAQAQTTLTQRPSWLHRLFAAPSQPAGSSADAAQTSTPATNLLPASSAQSNTPAPTPAPQSPAAATPQATAPAQPAAQTPAAPQDQTPAQSTDQPLPGPQAPPSGGADIVVRVNEVNLIFTVTDKHGKFVTGLQRENFGLLDDGRPPVAVLRFQQQTNLPLRVGIMLDTSSSIRQRFQFEQDSAIEFLLQILHRDDRAFVEGFDIETDVAQDFTNNVDLLNQGIRKLRPGGGTALFDALYKTCKDQMLTLQETSAVRRALILVSDGDDNYSRVQESDAIKMCQRADTIVYTISTNISPSKDKGDDVLKAISDATGGQAFYPTKLEDVAIGFRNIEEELRSQYHLVYRPANLRMDGSFRTIYLQTNDKRYQVRAQKGYFSPRPAQ
- a CDS encoding DUF4082 domain-containing protein — encoded protein: MPYSNTFSTFADRFVSTLALNLPISSSIRNPQRLWPAKRHPLLGKALSALLILACGVMFSASAHAQITIFPASSTPGTIDHGNPAPTELGVKFTTDTTGYITGLRFYKASTNTGTHVAHLWTASGVLLQSATFTNETASGWQQVNFSTPVRVTANTVYVASYWAPAGHFSMDIKYFANAGVNNAPLHALQNGVSGGNGVYIHSSKSNFPNGNYESSNFWVDVVYSGQATAASPQLTVSSSTLNFGSIAVNSSTTGTVTLTSSGSSPLTVNSAAVSGTGFSLVAGTLPTTLNPNSSMTLQLQFKPTASGSATGALTIGSNSTTGSSTVVSLSGTGTAATPQLTVSPTSLNLGSVALKTATTGSVTLTSTGTSAVTVNSAAISGTGFSIVGGSFPATLNPNQTLAVKVQFDPTTAGSAAGSLTINSNSTTGSSAVVALSGTGTATAEEVNLSWNAPASSSDPVAGYNIYRALGSGAFQLINSGIDTKTTYVDTAVVGGNTYNYLVKSVDQSGVESVSSNEISVAVP